From one Microbulbifer sp. A4B17 genomic stretch:
- a CDS encoding GNAT family N-acetyltransferase, with protein MLGLETANLIIQELNEDRDARLMLALLNDSDFLQNIGDRGVRSEDDARNYLLNGPIAMYRTHGFGMYKVSMKNGTAIGICGLVKRAGLDGVDIGFALLPDFRGLGFALESAQAVMEYAKNELGLQRILAITQPENTPSIRLLEKLGLNRESNVVLPGETEVLDLMVWHKEAAEINN; from the coding sequence ATGCTCGGGTTGGAAACTGCCAACCTGATTATTCAAGAGTTAAATGAAGACCGGGATGCCAGGTTAATGCTGGCACTGCTTAACGATTCGGATTTTCTACAAAATATTGGCGATCGCGGCGTTCGGTCTGAAGACGATGCACGCAACTACCTCCTGAACGGTCCTATCGCCATGTATCGAACACATGGCTTTGGTATGTATAAAGTTTCCATGAAAAATGGAACTGCAATAGGCATCTGCGGGTTGGTTAAGCGTGCGGGGCTCGATGGCGTGGATATTGGTTTTGCTTTATTGCCCGATTTTCGCGGCCTAGGCTTTGCTTTGGAATCTGCGCAAGCTGTAATGGAATATGCCAAGAATGAGCTGGGACTACAGAGAATCCTCGCTATTACACAGCCGGAAAATACACCGTCTATTCGATTGCTGGAGAAGCTCGGCTTAAACCGCGAGTCAAATGTTGTCCTGCCTGGTGAGACTGAGGTTCTGGATCTGATGGTCTGGCACAAAGAGGCAGCAGAAATAAATAACTAG
- a CDS encoding AMP-binding protein, whose amino-acid sequence MTPEEKYEKVKGLQPLEILYQREAQQADTVFLRQMQQRQWRDYTWGEVMDRARRIAGYLRSQFEPGDRIAIHGKNCADWIIVDVGIMLAGMISVPLYPGQSVSSMTYVLQHSESKMLFCGATDNNAALQEVADLLPSVAIQRCEIRCDKDLESLIKESDRFEEKPVFDLDDTFTIMYTSGTTGNPKGVMHSWSSVVFVSPNMIRGYGMDENDRVLSYLPLAHAAERILVEFHCLYSGTPIHFPESLDTFLEDLKRTRPTMFFSVPRLWTKFKEGIDEKIPPSLQEVLLRIPGINTWLRKKVRNGLGLDDAEILVSGASPISIELLRWYHRMGMKVADGYGMTENFIYGCFAPPGEDPVPGTVGKPYHGCEVKISEDGEILFKSGSLMKGYYLEPEKTAEVIQDGYYHTGDSGFIDKDGLVHITGRISETFKTSKGKFIQPSRLEGYFGNETLLAQLCVLGHGMDQPVMLVTISESAEKLPREEVNEHLQKLLASVNDKLPQHERIKTIFITKEEWTPLNEFLTPTLKIKRKVLEAHYQPLFNQHVDTKGIVWEPRAPVSESSKEASLEPVS is encoded by the coding sequence ATGACCCCGGAAGAAAAGTACGAGAAGGTGAAAGGCCTGCAACCTTTGGAGATTCTTTACCAGAGGGAGGCACAGCAGGCTGATACGGTCTTTCTTCGCCAAATGCAGCAGCGGCAGTGGAGAGACTATACCTGGGGAGAAGTAATGGATCGGGCGCGCAGGATAGCTGGGTATTTGCGTAGCCAGTTTGAGCCCGGTGACCGCATCGCTATTCACGGCAAGAACTGTGCAGATTGGATTATTGTGGACGTGGGTATCATGCTGGCTGGAATGATCAGCGTGCCTCTCTACCCGGGTCAATCTGTTTCCTCGATGACCTATGTATTGCAACACTCTGAATCAAAGATGCTTTTCTGTGGAGCTACAGATAATAATGCTGCTCTGCAGGAAGTTGCTGACCTACTGCCTTCCGTCGCAATTCAGCGTTGCGAGATCCGTTGTGATAAGGATCTGGAGTCCTTAATTAAAGAGAGCGACCGTTTTGAGGAGAAGCCGGTCTTCGATTTGGACGATACCTTTACGATTATGTACACCTCTGGAACCACCGGTAATCCAAAAGGTGTTATGCATAGCTGGTCTTCGGTGGTTTTTGTCTCACCAAATATGATTCGCGGCTATGGAATGGATGAAAATGACCGTGTTCTTTCCTATTTGCCCTTAGCCCATGCTGCAGAGCGGATACTGGTTGAATTCCATTGTTTGTATTCTGGTACTCCAATTCATTTCCCCGAATCCTTGGACACTTTCCTGGAAGATTTAAAGCGTACGCGGCCTACGATGTTCTTTTCGGTTCCCCGACTCTGGACCAAGTTTAAAGAGGGAATTGATGAAAAAATCCCGCCGTCACTGCAAGAAGTACTGCTGCGTATTCCTGGAATCAACACCTGGTTGAGAAAGAAAGTTCGCAATGGTCTGGGGTTGGATGATGCAGAAATATTGGTTAGCGGCGCGTCCCCCATTTCTATTGAGCTGCTCCGTTGGTACCACCGTATGGGGATGAAGGTAGCCGATGGTTACGGTATGACTGAAAACTTTATTTATGGTTGCTTTGCACCACCGGGGGAAGATCCTGTGCCGGGAACCGTTGGAAAGCCCTACCATGGATGTGAAGTTAAGATTTCTGAGGACGGGGAGATACTATTTAAGAGCGGTTCATTGATGAAGGGATATTATCTCGAACCGGAAAAAACCGCAGAGGTAATACAGGACGGTTATTACCATACCGGAGATTCGGGATTTATTGATAAGGACGGTCTGGTACATATTACCGGGCGTATTTCAGAAACCTTTAAAACCAGTAAGGGTAAGTTTATTCAGCCTAGTCGTCTTGAAGGTTATTTTGGCAATGAGACATTGTTGGCACAGCTTTGCGTATTAGGGCACGGTATGGACCAGCCGGTAATGCTGGTGACTATTTCCGAATCTGCTGAAAAATTACCCCGCGAGGAAGTTAATGAACACTTGCAGAAGTTGCTGGCTTCAGTGAATGATAAGTTGCCTCAACATGAGCGAATTAAAACTATCTTTATTACCAAGGAGGAGTGGACACCCCTCAATGAGTTCCTTACGCCGACGCTAAAGATCAAGCGCAAGGTACTTGAGGCACACTACCAGCCACTATTTAATCAGCATGTCGATACCAAAGGGATTGTATGGGAGCCACGAGCCCCAGTTAGTGAAAGCTCAAAAGAGGCTTCACTTGAGCCCGTCAGTTAA
- the lipA gene encoding lipoyl synthase, whose protein sequence is MADKPDLVPVKRTRRLQQGEKLRDGDKVERIPVKVIASDNLLRKPDWIRVKVPASKEVDRIKSILRSQKLSTVCEEASCPNLGECFSGGTATFMIMGEICTRRCPFCDVGHGKPNPLDPEEPKNLADAIAAMSLRYVVITSVDRDDLRDGGAEHFANCIRESRAQSPNLQVEILTPDFRGRMDVALDILEKEAPDVFNHNLETVPRLYKESRPGANYKWSLKLLQEYKKRRPDVLTKSGLMVGLGEEKEEIFQVMDDMREHDIDMLTIGQYLQPSKEHLPVQRYVHPDEFEEYRRYAEQIGFKHAACGPLVRSSYHADKQAHGEKVG, encoded by the coding sequence ATGGCTGATAAACCTGATCTGGTGCCCGTTAAGCGCACTCGCCGCCTCCAGCAGGGGGAGAAACTCCGCGACGGTGATAAGGTAGAGCGTATTCCAGTGAAGGTGATTGCCAGTGATAACCTGCTGCGCAAGCCCGACTGGATTCGTGTAAAGGTTCCTGCTTCAAAAGAAGTGGATCGCATTAAAAGTATTCTCCGCTCACAAAAATTGTCAACGGTTTGTGAAGAGGCGAGCTGCCCTAATTTGGGAGAGTGTTTTAGCGGTGGTACCGCAACCTTTATGATCATGGGGGAAATTTGTACCCGTCGCTGTCCTTTCTGCGATGTGGGCCACGGGAAGCCCAACCCGCTCGATCCTGAAGAGCCAAAGAACCTGGCAGATGCGATTGCTGCTATGAGTTTGCGCTATGTGGTAATTACCTCCGTTGACCGGGATGATTTACGCGATGGTGGCGCTGAGCACTTTGCCAACTGTATTCGTGAATCGAGAGCGCAATCCCCGAACCTACAGGTGGAAATTCTCACGCCAGATTTCCGTGGCCGTATGGATGTAGCACTGGATATCCTGGAAAAGGAAGCTCCAGATGTGTTTAACCACAACCTGGAAACTGTACCCCGCCTGTATAAAGAGTCTCGCCCCGGTGCCAATTACAAGTGGTCTTTAAAACTTCTGCAGGAATACAAAAAGCGCCGCCCTGACGTACTGACCAAGTCCGGGTTGATGGTTGGCCTGGGTGAAGAGAAAGAGGAAATTTTCCAGGTGATGGACGATATGCGCGAGCATGATATCGATATGCTCACGATCGGCCAGTATCTGCAGCCCAGTAAAGAACATTTACCGGTACAGCGCTACGTTCACCCGGACGAGTTTGAAGAATATCGCCGCTACGCTGAGCAAATCGGCTTTAAGCACGCGGCCTGTGGTCCCTTGGTACGCTCTTCCTACCACGCTGATAAACAGGCTCACGGAGAAAAGGTAGGTTAA
- the arfB gene encoding alternative ribosome rescue aminoacyl-tRNA hydrolase ArfB, with protein sequence MVHEKGRVSAPQDEIEMSAIRAQGAGGQNVNKVSSAIHLRFDIMASSLPQRIKDGLLKLKDRRISSDGVVVIKAQKFRTQEKNRADALDRLQELIDKAAFKPKFRVATKPSRGAKERRLQAKNRRSKVKAMRGRIKDQN encoded by the coding sequence ATGGTTCATGAGAAAGGCAGGGTGTCGGCCCCTCAAGATGAGATCGAAATGAGTGCAATACGTGCTCAAGGTGCCGGAGGCCAAAATGTAAATAAAGTTTCTAGTGCAATTCACCTGCGTTTCGACATTATGGCTTCTTCACTTCCACAGCGGATTAAGGATGGTCTTTTGAAGTTAAAAGATCGCCGAATTTCCTCTGATGGAGTGGTAGTCATTAAAGCTCAGAAGTTTCGCACCCAGGAAAAAAACCGTGCGGATGCCTTGGATCGGCTGCAGGAGTTGATAGATAAAGCTGCTTTCAAGCCAAAATTTCGCGTGGCAACCAAGCCCAGTCGTGGTGCAAAGGAGCGTCGTCTACAAGCAAAAAATCGCCGCTCTAAGGTGAAAGCAATGAGGGGCAGGATCAAAGATCAGAATTGA
- a CDS encoding autotransporter domain-containing protein gives MQNAKRSLAAAIALATMTSSAAFAKDTAFSQVIAFGDSLTDVGNYDVFTNGGDDREVAISLLSQNLGLGAVTPSCAGMQSSFCLPTIDPTLSEEELEASVTAQIAEGMSNGGTGWAVGGHKAADVLMNIIGPDNYEAYLQAYGLEADPNRHNLLSALMPTTGDDGLTPSYPDSELLTQLLVQQATEAQLVAQAEAAQAEGDTATYDELMAQADAMSDAIDGTFADLIATTGTSGNPHPLGMGYLESTLGSADHNALYWVNGGGNDLLSGFEEVVAGTSTIEEVTADLDVASTMLASAAGALSDAGANYILVSNVPDVSKTPGVYAAAYEAVYSGDDADTLQAAVDAGLMSQEDADAQLATAFEEVILEASATSETFNSALLAKAKDIDGVLMVDQAGILKVALNNPTIFGLSSSEDQLYCYDGSGNDCIEHTVYGINGTSPDADKLIFNDSVHPTQIGQEILADYYTAIVNAAQVAGQLPDIAIQATRTHTNSLDESLASVRYRSAQTGVFTGSSLGNVDYDTDYIANIRGDGYANILGLTYAVRDNAEIGFAVSRSNIDVDNSQLAIDSTSTNYSVFGRMHYDIFFVESNATLTDVDYDDVSRSVSLGDTYNGNLTGNTSGENLSLGITAGANLLNSETFQFGPFVSFTKVTTDVDGYTEDAIEGFTYTDLSGNELDPLGMHYGDQERRLRNMRFGAFANKNWDTINAYAEIWYEDTNGTEEDTIEVGVKSMEGNMSAMPSYASVDEGIFNGGMGMIAGIRWQAADAIAVSATVASRPTTESASVNLTYRF, from the coding sequence ATGCAAAATGCCAAGCGTAGCCTCGCAGCGGCCATTGCACTCGCAACAATGACAAGCTCTGCGGCCTTTGCCAAAGACACAGCCTTTTCCCAGGTTATCGCCTTTGGTGACAGCCTGACCGATGTCGGCAACTACGATGTCTTCACAAACGGTGGCGATGATCGTGAAGTAGCCATTAGTCTTTTATCCCAGAATCTGGGCCTGGGTGCCGTAACTCCGTCTTGTGCAGGTATGCAATCTTCCTTCTGCCTACCCACCATAGATCCCACTTTGAGTGAAGAAGAGCTTGAAGCTTCAGTTACAGCTCAAATTGCGGAAGGCATGAGTAATGGCGGCACCGGCTGGGCTGTAGGTGGCCATAAAGCTGCCGACGTGCTGATGAATATTATCGGCCCGGACAACTACGAGGCTTACCTGCAGGCCTATGGTCTGGAGGCTGACCCCAACCGTCATAACCTTCTCAGTGCTCTGATGCCTACTACTGGTGACGACGGTTTAACTCCCAGCTACCCGGACTCCGAGCTCCTGACCCAATTACTGGTACAACAGGCCACCGAAGCCCAATTGGTAGCCCAGGCCGAAGCTGCTCAAGCGGAAGGTGATACGGCAACTTATGACGAGCTGATGGCCCAAGCCGACGCTATGAGCGACGCCATTGATGGGACCTTTGCTGATCTTATCGCCACTACTGGAACCTCCGGTAACCCACACCCTCTGGGAATGGGCTACTTGGAAAGCACTCTCGGAAGTGCTGATCACAACGCTCTTTACTGGGTAAACGGCGGTGGTAACGACCTGCTCAGCGGTTTCGAAGAGGTCGTCGCTGGCACCTCAACTATCGAAGAAGTCACCGCGGACCTCGACGTTGCATCAACGATGCTGGCGAGCGCAGCTGGCGCCCTGTCCGATGCAGGCGCCAATTACATCCTGGTATCCAATGTACCGGATGTTAGCAAGACCCCCGGCGTTTACGCTGCTGCATATGAAGCCGTTTACTCCGGCGACGATGCCGATACTCTGCAAGCCGCAGTTGATGCTGGACTGATGAGCCAGGAAGATGCGGATGCCCAATTGGCCACAGCCTTCGAGGAAGTAATCCTGGAGGCCAGTGCCACATCTGAAACTTTCAACTCAGCACTCTTAGCTAAGGCCAAGGATATTGACGGCGTTCTGATGGTTGACCAGGCAGGTATCCTGAAAGTCGCCCTTAATAACCCGACCATCTTTGGATTATCCTCCTCGGAGGACCAACTGTACTGTTACGATGGCAGTGGCAACGACTGTATTGAGCACACAGTTTATGGCATTAATGGCACCTCCCCCGATGCGGACAAGCTGATCTTCAACGACAGTGTTCACCCCACCCAGATTGGCCAGGAAATCCTCGCTGACTACTACACCGCAATCGTCAATGCTGCTCAGGTTGCCGGCCAGCTACCGGATATCGCAATCCAGGCTACTCGCACCCACACCAACAGCCTCGACGAGAGCCTGGCCAGTGTTCGTTATCGCTCAGCTCAGACTGGCGTTTTCACCGGCAGCTCCCTGGGTAACGTCGACTACGATACCGATTACATCGCCAATATCAGGGGAGACGGCTACGCCAATATTCTCGGCCTGACTTACGCCGTACGCGACAATGCGGAAATCGGTTTTGCAGTGAGCCGCTCCAATATTGATGTGGATAATTCACAGCTCGCTATTGATTCCACCTCAACCAACTACAGCGTATTTGGCCGCATGCACTACGACATTTTCTTTGTCGAAAGTAACGCGACCCTGACCGATGTAGATTACGATGACGTCAGCCGTTCTGTCTCTCTGGGCGACACTTATAACGGTAACCTGACCGGGAATACCTCTGGCGAGAACTTGTCCTTAGGTATTACTGCCGGTGCAAACCTGCTCAATAGCGAAACCTTCCAGTTCGGCCCATTTGTAAGCTTTACCAAGGTAACTACGGATGTAGACGGCTACACCGAAGACGCTATCGAAGGCTTCACGTATACCGACCTGAGCGGTAATGAGCTCGACCCTCTGGGTATGCACTACGGTGATCAGGAACGCCGCCTGAGAAATATGCGTTTTGGTGCCTTCGCTAATAAGAACTGGGATACCATTAATGCCTATGCAGAAATCTGGTACGAAGACACTAACGGTACCGAAGAAGACACTATTGAAGTGGGCGTGAAGTCCATGGAAGGCAATATGAGCGCTATGCCTAGCTATGCCAGTGTCGACGAAGGCATCTTCAATGGTGGTATGGGCATGATTGCCGGTATTCGCTGGCAGGCGGCTGACGCTATCGCAGTTAGCGCAACTGTCGCTTCCCGCCCAACGACTGAATCTGCTTCCGTCAATTTGACTTACCGCTTCTAA
- a CDS encoding DUF2799 domain-containing protein has translation MSEDECYVADWQAIGYEDGAAGRDFSYLGERREACAKYGVSVNTSAYRNGRNEGLELFCTELRGFDQGRSGNNYNGVCPTDLEGLFLRGYNSGQDIFLAKSAVEALVSAIHDLELEREHILDDMTEIGALLVVDTVDNSERVTLLADIARLNVRHSELGMEITDLQFELMQREAEYQEVLARSPYL, from the coding sequence ATGAGTGAAGATGAATGCTATGTCGCAGATTGGCAGGCAATTGGGTATGAAGATGGTGCAGCAGGCCGGGACTTCTCCTATTTAGGTGAGCGCCGCGAGGCCTGTGCCAAGTACGGGGTATCGGTCAATACCAGTGCTTACCGCAATGGGAGAAATGAGGGGCTGGAGCTGTTCTGCACGGAACTACGTGGATTTGACCAAGGGCGTTCTGGCAACAATTACAACGGTGTTTGCCCCACAGATCTCGAAGGGTTATTCCTTCGCGGATACAATTCGGGCCAGGATATTTTTCTTGCCAAATCAGCCGTAGAAGCTCTCGTTTCAGCAATTCACGACCTGGAGCTTGAGAGAGAACATATTCTCGATGATATGACAGAAATCGGCGCACTGTTGGTGGTTGATACAGTCGACAACTCTGAGCGGGTGACACTCCTTGCCGATATCGCCCGCCTCAACGTTAGACATTCAGAGCTGGGGATGGAGATAACAGACTTACAATTCGAACTGATGCAAAGAGAAGCCGAATATCAGGAAGTCCTGGCCCGCTCTCCCTACCTATAG
- a CDS encoding YbeD family protein translates to MSQDPNQKAPKIEFPCKDYMVKVVRDANDEAHEFVLDVMRRHAPGLDEERVTLRDSSTGKFTSMTFFILATGEEQLKALFEELKQHPAVHMVL, encoded by the coding sequence ATGAGTCAAGATCCCAATCAAAAAGCCCCGAAAATTGAATTTCCCTGCAAAGACTACATGGTCAAGGTCGTGCGTGATGCCAATGATGAGGCGCACGAATTTGTTCTGGATGTGATGCGTCGCCATGCCCCCGGTCTGGACGAAGAGCGCGTTACTTTGCGGGACAGCAGTACCGGCAAATTTACCTCGATGACTTTCTTTATCCTCGCCACCGGGGAGGAGCAGCTGAAAGCGTTATTTGAAGAATTGAAGCAGCACCCCGCTGTCCATATGGTGTTGTGA
- a CDS encoding D-alanyl-D-alanine carboxypeptidase family protein, protein MITRIIACSFLLLCAGLAQAQSLIPAPPQLAAKSYLLLDANTGQVLVEHEADTQVPPASLTKMMTAYIVSEEILKGSVKESDMVRISEKAWRKGGSKMFVKVGDQVPVIDLMRGVIIQSGNDASIALAEHVSGSEEVFAEVMNQQAELLGMEDTHFVNATGWPAEGHMTTARDLGVLARALIMDHPEHYDIYSEKYFSYSGINQPNRNRLLWRDSSVDGIKTGHTEEAGYCLVASAMKRGMRLVAIVVGTDSDEKRASETQKLLAYGFRYYQTHKVYGQGEELQTERVWGGQEPSVGIAVAKDVFVTIPRGGEEGIKADLIVDGELEAPVQKGQPVGKVVVTLDGETVADVKAVAAEDVERAGFFKRMWDSIKRFVMGFFS, encoded by the coding sequence ATGATCACACGGATTATCGCCTGTTCTTTCCTGTTGTTATGTGCGGGCCTGGCCCAGGCGCAATCTCTTATCCCCGCACCGCCCCAATTGGCAGCAAAATCCTATCTCCTTTTGGATGCCAATACTGGGCAAGTGCTGGTTGAGCACGAAGCAGATACCCAGGTACCCCCTGCCAGCCTGACCAAAATGATGACGGCTTATATCGTCTCTGAGGAAATCCTCAAGGGCAGTGTCAAAGAGAGCGATATGGTTCGCATCTCTGAGAAGGCCTGGCGCAAGGGTGGGTCGAAGATGTTTGTCAAAGTGGGTGACCAGGTACCGGTTATCGACTTGATGCGCGGAGTGATAATTCAGTCTGGTAACGATGCGAGTATCGCGCTGGCAGAGCACGTCTCCGGTAGCGAAGAGGTGTTTGCTGAAGTTATGAACCAGCAGGCGGAGCTGCTGGGCATGGAAGACACCCACTTTGTCAACGCCACGGGTTGGCCAGCGGAAGGGCATATGACTACTGCCCGCGACCTGGGTGTATTGGCGCGCGCGCTGATTATGGATCACCCTGAGCACTACGATATTTATTCCGAGAAGTACTTCAGCTACTCCGGTATTAACCAGCCAAATCGCAATCGCCTGCTGTGGCGCGACTCCTCTGTAGATGGTATCAAGACCGGCCATACGGAAGAGGCGGGTTACTGCCTGGTCGCGTCAGCAATGAAGCGCGGCATGCGCCTGGTTGCTATTGTTGTCGGTACCGACAGTGATGAAAAGCGCGCTTCCGAGACTCAGAAACTACTGGCCTACGGCTTCCGCTATTACCAGACCCACAAGGTCTACGGCCAGGGTGAAGAGCTGCAGACCGAGCGTGTTTGGGGCGGTCAGGAGCCTAGCGTTGGTATTGCTGTCGCTAAAGACGTATTTGTGACTATTCCCCGCGGTGGTGAAGAGGGCATTAAGGCTGATCTGATTGTGGATGGAGAGCTGGAGGCGCCGGTGCAGAAGGGCCAGCCAGTGGGTAAAGTTGTTGTGACCCTGGATGGTGAAACTGTTGCAGACGTTAAAGCGGTTGCCGCTGAAGATGTGGAACGTGCCGGTTTCTTCAAGCGTATGTGGGACTCCATCAAGCGTTTTGTAATGGGCTTTTTTAGCTAA
- a CDS encoding DUF1540 domain-containing protein: MIIATDMPEVSRCAASQCAYNSNDACHARAITIGDGADPDCDTFFTNSRHTNSSRTAGVGACKMEDCKFNDDFECSADSIQVGLRGKSQHCQSYTH; encoded by the coding sequence ATGATTATCGCAACAGATATGCCAGAAGTCAGTCGATGTGCCGCCAGCCAATGCGCCTATAACTCCAATGATGCCTGCCACGCCAGAGCAATTACTATTGGTGACGGTGCAGATCCCGACTGTGACACTTTCTTCACAAACTCCCGCCACACAAACAGTTCCCGCACCGCCGGTGTCGGTGCCTGCAAAATGGAAGACTGTAAATTTAATGATGATTTCGAGTGCTCAGCAGATAGCATTCAAGTTGGGTTGAGAGGAAAATCCCAGCACTGCCAGAGCTATACGCACTAA
- the lipB gene encoding lipoyl(octanoyl) transferase LipB, with translation MTIVRNLARRDYENVWRAMSRYTDTRDNDSADEIWCVEHEPVFTQGQAGKAEHLLNTGDIPVVQVDRGGQVTYHGPGQLVVYPLLDLRRAKIGVRDLVTALETATVAMLETFGVAAAPRPDAPGVYLTEGPRVGNKIASIGLRVRRGCSFHGIAINIDMDLAPFLRINPCGYAEMQMVQMAEILEPAPNWSQVAEVFVRELLRTLQLPDAQWQPIDEKVFAQLSAEQQELSNG, from the coding sequence ATGACCATTGTTCGCAACTTGGCGCGGCGCGATTACGAGAATGTCTGGCGGGCCATGTCTCGCTATACCGATACCCGCGATAACGACAGCGCCGATGAGATCTGGTGTGTCGAGCACGAACCGGTGTTTACCCAGGGCCAGGCGGGCAAAGCTGAGCATCTGCTCAATACCGGTGATATACCGGTAGTACAGGTGGACCGCGGGGGGCAGGTGACTTATCACGGCCCCGGCCAACTGGTGGTGTATCCACTACTGGACCTGCGCAGAGCAAAAATTGGTGTGCGGGATCTGGTAACTGCACTGGAAACCGCCACGGTGGCAATGCTGGAAACCTTTGGTGTCGCAGCGGCACCCAGGCCCGATGCGCCCGGGGTCTACCTCACTGAAGGGCCCCGTGTGGGAAATAAAATCGCTTCTATTGGTTTGCGGGTACGGCGGGGATGCAGCTTCCATGGTATTGCCATCAATATCGATATGGATCTGGCCCCATTCCTACGGATCAATCCCTGTGGCTATGCTGAAATGCAGATGGTGCAGATGGCGGAAATATTAGAGCCGGCTCCGAATTGGAGCCAGGTTGCCGAAGTTTTCGTACGGGAGTTGCTTCGCACCCTACAGTTGCCCGATGCCCAGTGGCAACCCATAGATGAAAAAGTATTTGCGCAACTGAGCGCAGAACAGCAGGAATTAAGTAATGGCTGA
- a CDS encoding septal ring lytic transglycosylase RlpA family protein yields the protein MFQCKARWGVALAVLLLAACSGPQPKPQKSKNTKEPDFNSVKDSGPSAPVNMQAAPEPIPVREPIGDAGNKSPYKVNGVTYRVRDDVKGYKEVGQASWYGTKFHGRRTANGEVYNMYAMSAAHKTLPLPSYAKVTNLDNGRSIIVRVNDRGPFVHGRIIDLSYTAAQKLGYIDKGIARVEVEALDPASLPAANEVLANSDGTAGLAEDTTIKLPDNTYLQVGAYSSSVQAQEIRAQLAAAIDYPVAVSSVQRGGKTFYRVRIGPLTQQRALATARETVEQKRFGQPQVVYD from the coding sequence ATGTTTCAGTGCAAAGCGCGTTGGGGAGTGGCCCTGGCGGTCCTGTTGTTAGCGGCCTGTAGTGGCCCGCAGCCAAAACCACAGAAAAGCAAAAATACCAAAGAACCGGACTTTAACAGCGTCAAAGATAGCGGTCCCTCTGCTCCGGTAAATATGCAGGCCGCCCCCGAACCTATCCCCGTCCGTGAGCCCATCGGCGATGCTGGCAATAAATCACCATATAAGGTCAACGGCGTCACCTACCGTGTACGGGATGATGTCAAAGGCTATAAAGAGGTGGGGCAGGCTTCCTGGTACGGGACAAAATTCCACGGTCGGCGTACAGCAAATGGCGAGGTCTACAATATGTATGCCATGTCCGCTGCTCACAAAACGCTGCCGTTGCCCAGCTATGCCAAGGTCACCAATCTCGACAATGGTCGCAGTATTATAGTGCGGGTGAACGATCGGGGACCCTTCGTACACGGGCGTATTATCGACCTGAGTTATACTGCGGCACAGAAGCTAGGGTACATTGATAAAGGTATTGCTCGGGTTGAAGTAGAAGCGCTGGATCCGGCCTCGCTGCCGGCGGCCAATGAAGTGTTGGCCAATAGCGATGGCACCGCTGGTTTGGCGGAAGATACGACCATCAAGTTGCCCGACAATACTTACTTGCAGGTAGGCGCCTATAGCAGCTCCGTGCAGGCTCAGGAAATTCGAGCCCAGTTGGCCGCAGCCATTGACTATCCTGTTGCCGTTAGTTCTGTTCAGCGTGGAGGCAAGACTTTTTATCGGGTTCGTATCGGCCCTTTAACTCAACAGAGAGCTCTGGCAACAGCGCGAGAAACTGTTGAACAAAAGCGGTTTGGACAGCCACAAGTTGTTTACGATTAA